GCTTCGGCCTCGACAAGCCGCTGGGCTTTCAGATGAGCGGCGAAGCGCTGCCCTACGTGAAAGACCCGCGCGACCGCAGTTGGAGCCGCACCTCGCTCTCTACCATGGCCATTGGCTACGAGCTGAAGCTGGCCCCGCTGCAAACCCTGGCTTTTTACAATGCCGTGGCCAATGGCGGCGTGAAGGTGGCGCCCATGATTGTGAAGGAAATAAAGCAGGCCGACCAGGTAGTGGAGCATTTCGACACGCAGGTGCTTATTCCAAAAATCTGCTCCGATGCCACCTTACGCAAGCTGCACGCCATGATGGAAGGCGTGGTGCTGCAAGGCACGGCCAAGGCTATCCGGCCCAAAGACTACAGCATTGCCGGCAAAACGGGCACGGCCTGGAAGTTCAAGAACGGCCAGTATACCAAGACGTATTCGACCAGCTTTTGCGGCTTCTTTCCGGCCGACAAGCCCAAGTACAGCTGCATCGTGGTCATTGACTCGCCGAGCAAGGGACGCATCTACGGCGGCGATGTGGCCGCCCCGGTATTTCGCGACATTGCCGACCGCTGCATGGCCCGCGACCAGGCCAGCCAGCGGCCTATGCTGGCCCGGGTGCCCGCCCGGCGCACGCCCGTGCCGCTGGTGCGCGCCGGCCTGCAGGAAGAAATAGCGTTGGTTTGCCAGAAAATAGGCCTGCCCGGCCTAACCCACGCCACCGGTGGTGAGGAGTGGGTGCGCGCTACCGCGGCAGTGGACACGGCTTTTGTAGCCCGCACGGTGGCCTTGCGCCCCGATGCCAGCGTGGCCCATCCCGGCCGCATGCCCGACGTGCGCGGCCTGACGCTGCGCGATGCGCTGTTTTTGCTCGAAAACCGGGGTATGAGCGTGCAAAGCAGGGGCTCGGGCCGGGTGCGCGAGCAGTCACTGGCGCCGGGTGAGCCCGTTCGGCGTGGCCTCGCAGTGGGCCTGATACTGGCGCCCACTGCCGCGCCCACGGCCGCCCCACTGGCCCTGCCCGCCCCGCTACACACGGAAATTGCCGAAAACACGCTGCTTATTCCGGCCGAAAATACCAGCCATGCCAAGGTAGCCCGGCCAGCCGCCGCTGCCAAGGCTAAGCCAACGGCCACCAGGCCGGCTGCTCCCAGGCCGGCTGCCATTGAAACGGCGAAGGAAAAGGCTGCCGCGCCAGCTAAAGCCAGCAAAAAGCCGGCTCCGGCGGCCCGGCCCAAAAAACCGGCGGCGCCCGAAAAGGCTGATAGTCGAACCACTCAGCGCCCGCC
The sequence above is drawn from the Hymenobacter baengnokdamensis genome and encodes:
- a CDS encoding penicillin-binding protein, with the protein product MKGSVKKSIVTRVRLAFLGVALFSCAVAWKISRIQYQEGAKWRALEQERRISYQPVPATRGNIYSDNESIMATSLPFYRVAWDPGVVDDAVFASNVDSLAWHLAHFFGDRSEQEYKRKLVDAHLDHEVRYLRLNSRQINFQEKKELAAWPIFRAKRRGGVIFEKVDKRFRPFGGLAQRTVGFVNEDRNGAGLEFTFQQKLAGRAGEALFERVPGGLKPVYDGTEIKPQPGYDVKTTLDINLQDGAEDALYKSLVANDAKYGCAILMEVKTGAIKAVANLGKAADGTYKEDYNYAFADQGRTEPGSTFKLASMMAVLEADPALKLDDMVDTGPGRMLIGGAVKTDSHANGRITVQQVFEKSSNIGVARLVQEHFASNPTQYTDYLKRFGLDKPLGFQMSGEALPYVKDPRDRSWSRTSLSTMAIGYELKLAPLQTLAFYNAVANGGVKVAPMIVKEIKQADQVVEHFDTQVLIPKICSDATLRKLHAMMEGVVLQGTAKAIRPKDYSIAGKTGTAWKFKNGQYTKTYSTSFCGFFPADKPKYSCIVVIDSPSKGRIYGGDVAAPVFRDIADRCMARDQASQRPMLARVPARRTPVPLVRAGLQEEIALVCQKIGLPGLTHATGGEEWVRATAAVDTAFVARTVALRPDASVAHPGRMPDVRGLTLRDALFLLENRGMSVQSRGSGRVREQSLAPGEPVRRGLAVGLILAPTAAPTAAPLALPAPLHTEIAENTLLIPAENTSHAKVARPAAAAKAKPTATRPAAPRPAAIETAKEKAAAPAKASKKPAPAARPKKPAAPEKADSRTTQRPPAPTSAAGSALVKAKANTALKAKTPKRA